GCTTGATTGACTGGCTGACCGATGAAGAGAAAGAAATGATTGAATGGAACCGTGAAAATGCCATTATTGTCATGGATCCGGTAAAAGGCGTTGGTGACAGTTTCCGCATCGTTGGCGAGTCCATCACCAACCACATCCATCACGGTGACGGTACACTTACCGTAGCAGCCCTTATTGACGCGGCACGCCCGTTATTCCAAGCTGAAATCGATCGCTTCAACGCGCAAACGGTGCGCCAAGACGACAACGATGAACAGCAGGTTGCCGCGCCTCCGGAAGAGGATGACGACTCTGCCTCCGATAACGACTCGGCAGATGATGACGAATAATTAGCTTCTTGTTAGGGGCGACGGCAACGTCGCCCCTGTAAGTCCCTCTTGTCCTTCGCACAAGATTCACATACTGCGTTTTTACATTATGAATTAAAGGAAGGTGCTGCCTTATGCGCCTACGCAACCTAACCGCTTTACTGCTTGTTGCCGCATTCATTTTGGTGTTATTTCCCTCAACACAAGCCGACCGTGTGGATAGACTGTCCGCCGTGGAGCTTGAAAATTTGCTCGCCGGTATTACCCGCGACGAAGACAGCTATGCCGCCTATCGGGAATCCGATGAGGTGCGTGCTGCCGCGCCCGCAACCCAAGACGTGACGTTGTATGACGATGTGCTGGCATTTGACTACGACGAAGACACGGTGCAATTCACTTTTACTGTGCAAAATGCAGGCCTATACAATCTGGCCTTTGAATATTTGCCCCAAACGATGGGCAACACTAACATTATCTTTGGATTCTTGCTCAATGATGAATTGCCGTTTACCGAAGCCGGCAACCTTGGGCTGGCGCGCATGTATCGCTACCTGCTTGACGGTGAAGACCGCGACGAAAATTTCGTTTGGGACGGCACGACATTCCGTGATGAATTTCAAATTGATATGTTGGGCAACCACACCAACCCCGGCATGATCGAAATTATCACTGTATGGCAAGACTACCGCGCCATCGATCGTGAGTCATTATTTGTCGAGCCCTTTATGATTTACTTGCCTGCAGGCGAGCATACACTAACTATTATTTCGCCGTCCGCGCCGGTGTATCTGCGCAATATTCGTATGGCGGCACCGCGTGTCATCCCCACTCATGCCGAATATGAGGCGCAACATGCGGGCTATCAACTCTTTGACGGGTCGGCACTGAAATATGAAGCCGAATTGGCGGCATGGACAAACTCTATCTTCATCGCCCCCGGCATCGACCTGTCCAGCCCTAACACTACGCCGTATAGCGCCCGCAATATGCTGCTTAATGTTTACGGCGGCATGAACTGGGACTTGCCGAACACATCGGCGACATGGGTGGTTACCGCACCGCAATCTGGATTTTTCAATCTAGGCATGCGCTACCGCCAAAATTTCAACCACGGTGCCTACTCACACCGGCAATTGCTGATCAACGGCGAAGTGCCGTTTGCTGAAGCGCAAAGCTTGAACTTCCGACCCGGTGAAGGTTTCCGCGTCTTTAATTTCGACTACCCGATATTTTTGAATGAAGGTGAAAACACCATCACGCTCAATGCTGTATTGGGCGATTCTGCCCCTGCTGTTCATTTGCTGCGCGAAGTGTTGTACGACATGAACCATCTCTATCGCCGCATTATGGTCTTGACCGGCCCTGTGCCTGATCCCCACCGCGACTATAATTTGCAGCATACTGTCCCGGGCTTGATTGATGGGATTTATGACGAGCAAACCGGCCGCCGAACGGGCGCAGGACTGAACCATATCCGCGACAATATCAGCACCATTATTGACTTGGTTAGCCTTGACGGTACCGGCGCGGGCGTCAGCCAAATGCGCCGTGCGGTTGAGAACATTGACGCCATGATTGCCCACCCCGAGAGAATTACGCGCCGCGCGCGACTGGATATTTTCCGCAGCGGTATCAGTGAACTCGGTTTGGTGCTGACCAACATGCAAGGACAACCTTTGTTGCTTGACAGTCTTATGCTGTCTGGTACAAGCGGTGAGCGCCTGCCCGGTGCGGCAGGTTTCGGTGCTGAAGTGGTACATAGATTCAATCGCTTTCTGGCATCGTTCGGCATGAATCAACATCACAGAGACGATCCTGATGCGCGCGTTGTTCGCGTGTGGATGGATGCCGGCGTGACAGGTCGTGAGCAATTCCAAGTGTTGCTGGAAATGATTGCCCAAGACTTTATGCCCAACAACCCCGGCATTGTCATACAACTGGATTTGGTTGCCGGCGCCGTGATTGAGGCGACATTGGCAGGGCGCGGTCCCGAAATTGCACTCAATCAAGGCAGCGCATCACCCGTTAACTTCGGCATGCGCGGCGCGTTGCGTGATTTATCAACATTCCCGGGCTTTGAAGAAATGCGCGGAGACTTCCATCCCGAGGCGTTCGTGCCGTTCGCTTACGAAGACAGAATCTACGGCATTCCCGAGCGCATGGACTTTGTCATGATGTTCTACCGCACGGATATCTTTGCCGAGGCCGGCTTGCAAGCACCCAACACGTGGGAAGAACTGACAACAACGGTGCTGCAACGTTTGCGTCACCAAAATATGGACGTTGGTGTCGGACACTTAGGTTTGCTTGCCAGCCCAACAACGGCCAGCGTCTTTACCAACCTGCTCTTCCAAAATGGTGGTCATATTTACAGCGACGATTTAATGACAACGGCACTTGATACCCAGGTTGCCTATGAAGCCTTTATGACGGCAGTGCAATTTTATACCGACTTCCGTATGCCTCGCGAATATGACGCATTCAGCCGTTTTAGAACCGGCGAAATGCCCATGGTTATCAACAGCTACACTTTCTACAACTTCCTTACCATGGCGGCACCTGAGATTGCCGGCCTATGGCGCATGGTGCCCATCCCCGGCACACCGCGTGACGACATCGCACCCGGGTTCATTGACCGCAGCCAGCCCGTTACCGGCATGGCGTCTGTTATGTTCGACCATATTCGCGATCCCGAAGCCGGCTGGGCGTTTATGCAATGGTGGGCAAGTGCCGAGGTACAAGCACAGTTCGGATTGCGGCAAGAGGCGTTGCTCGGCCCCGGTGGACGCTACACGCCGGCAAACTTGAATACCTTTGAGCTGTTGCCGTGGGGTCCTGCTGAGTTGCATCAACTTCACACGCAGTTGGCCTTTGTGCGTGCTGTACCGGAAGTGCCCGGTTCATACTATGTGCCGCGTGCGCTGAACAGCGCCTTTACATTGTCAGTTGTTGACGGCGAAGATCCGCGCCGTATGTTGCTCGAATGGAATGGGCATATCAACCGCGAATTGGAGCGGCGACGCAATGAGTTTAATTTTGACCCAAGCGGCTCACCACACTATATTGCCGAACGTGATGTTATCGGTACGCTGGAAGAATTGGGCTATCCCGGTGGCATTCACCGAATTGAGCCGGTAAGGGGGTTCGCACGTGGTTAAATTTGTAAAGCCGCCGCCGCGAGAAACGCACAAGAAGCTGAAACTGGGCTATCGCATTAAGAACAACATGGGCAGTTATGCCATGATTGCACCCTTCTTTATCTTCTTTATCGTCTTTACCGTCATTCCGGTGCTGGCGGCCATTGTCGTGAGTTTCACTGACTTCAATCTGTTCAGCTTCCCCAACTTCGTGGGTGCAAGCAACTATATGCGCATGGCCGACGACAGATTGCTGTTTATTGCATTGCGCAATACCATGGTATTCGTCTTTATCAACGGCCCTATCGGATTTGTCTTTGCTTTCTTGATGGCATGGCTGATTAACGAAATGCCGCGCAAACTGCGTGTCTTGATGACCGTGCTCTTCTACGCGCCGAGCGTATCCGGCAATGTATTCTTTATTTGGCAATTCCTGTTCAGTGGCGACATGTATGGTATGGCAAACGGCTTCTTGATGCGAATAGGATACATACAAGAGCCGGTGCAGTGGTTGACGAGTACAGAAACCAACTTGACCATTGCCGTTATCGTATCGCTTTGGATGAGTTTGGGCATCGGCTTTCTGGCGTTTATCGCCGGCTTTCAGTCCATCGACGAAAGCCAATATGAAGCAGGTACCATGGACGGCGTCGCTAACCGCGGGCAGGAGTTGTGGTACATCACCATTCCCAATATGAAAAACATGCTGCTCTTTGCGGCCGTGCTGCAAATCGCCGGGGCCTTCTCGGTTGGTGCTGTCACGCAAGCGTTAACGGGCGGGTTCGGTTCAGCAAACTACTCAACGCTGACGATTTTGAACTTGATTGATGATTATGCACAAGTCCGGCTCGAAATGGGCTATGCCAGTGCGCTGGGTGTACTGCTGTTTGCCATGATTGTGGTGAGCAAAAAGCTTATATTCAAGCTGTTAAAGCTGTAAAGGGGGGACAAACACGATGGCAGAAGCAACAATTAAAACCCCAAAAATTAAATATGTCAAGGCAACCAAGAAGAAAAACGCCAAGTACCGCCGCAGTAACCGCAACATGGGCGGCAGCATTGGGGTGTTTCTCATCTTATTGATTTTCGCGACGATAATGGCCATTCCATTGGTGTTCATGATTATTTCGGCATTTAAGCCGCAACATGAGTTTTTCCTCTTCCCGCCGCGATTCTTTGTGCGCGACCCTACGCTGGAAAATTTCCGCATTATGGGTGACGCGCTGTCTAATCTGCAAGTCCCGTTTGAACGCTATTTCTTCAACAGTGCTTGGATTTCGGTGGTGGTAACGAGCGTTTATCTGTTCATCGCCACCATGGCGGCGTATCCCCTGGCCAAGCATAATTTCCCCGGAAAAAAGGGCATGAATTCAATCATTCAGTTGGCATTGATGTTTACCGGACCCATTACGGCGGTGCCGCTCTTTATGGTGCAAGCCGGATTGGGCTTGATTGATCATCCGCTGTCACTCGGCATTATTTTACCGGCACTGGCGTCAACCATGGGTGTGTTCCTCTGCGTGCAGTATCTCGACTCAATACCAAACGCCGTCATCGAATCGGCGAAAATCGACGGTGCGGGAAACTTCCGAACTTACTGGCAGGTCGTTATGCCCAACTGTCGCCCGATTATTATGACGATTCTGATTTTCCAATTTCAAGGCATTTGGGCTGTCGGCGCGACAAACGTTGTCTTTACCGAGTCGCTCAAAACCTTGCCCGCCGCAATGGGGCAGATTGCCACAGCAGGCATTGCCCGTGCAGGCGTCGGCTTGGCGGCAGGTTTGCTGCTAATTATCCCGCCGGTGTTGGTCTTCACTATATCGCAGGCCAAAGTCATTGAAACTATGGCGCACTCGGGGATTAAAGATTAGAATCGCCGTACACGAGGCGCGATAAGTGTCCTTGTTATTCAGAACTACCTTTGAAAGGTCGTGAGCATTTGAAACGAGCGTTATCCATCTTCATAGCCGTACTCATGCTGGCCGTGTTGCTCAGCATGCCTGCGGCGGCGGAAAATACCGGAAAATCGTACACCTACTCATTCTTCGGGAGTGGTATGCATCGCGTGCCGTCAACAATACCCGACCCGTACCGTGTAGTTGATGTCATTACAGGGTATCAAATGGTTGATCCGCAAGACATGGTCTTTGTCACTGATAACAACGGCGACGGCTACTTGTATATCATGAACAGCGTGTCCGACGCCGAGTTCGACGGCATAAACGCTACCGGACGCATTGTCGTGCTTGACCCTGATTTCAACCATGTGCGCGATATCATCATCCACGGTATGCCTGACATACAAGAAGTTCATGCCTTTACAGGGGCGGTGACCTATGTGCCGGACACATTGCAAGGTCCGCGCGGCATTTGGGTTGACAAGCAGGACGCCAATCCCGCCAATCACTTTATCTTGATTGCCGACCGGGACGGACACCGAATTGTCATTACCGATATGGACGGTCGCTACATCCGTCAAATTGGCGTGCCGAATAACCCGCAAGTGCTAGCGGCACTTTTGGGTGCCGATGCCGACGCACCCGATGCGCACATTCAAGTGCTGGCGCGTTTCCTGCCCATCAGTGTGCAAACCGACCACAACGGTGACATTTTTTTGCTGAGCGAAAACGACTACGGCGGCATCATGCACCTCACCACTGAGGGCGAGTTTATCGAATATTTCGGCGCGGCTGATGTCGTGCTCACCGGCGCGATGGCGATAGAGATTGCCTGGCGCGGTTTCTTCGATCTCATCGGCGTGCGCTTCCCGCCGCCGCCAATTTTGCCCAACCAATACGCTGACTTCTTTATTGCACCGGACGGGCAGTACATCTACGCCGTCCGCCCCACAACCTCCTCTCAGGAAGAGTTGGTACGCAAGATGAACCGTGTATCGGTCAATGTGCTTGAAAACACCGGCCGTTTCGGCGATGACTTCGTGCGTGAGCGCGGACAGCCATTAAACACGAGTTTTAACGCCGTCATTGCCGATGAAGACGGTTTTATCACCGCTCTTGACTCAACACACCGCCGTCTGTTCCAATACACGCCGACAGGCCACGAACTCTACATTTTTGGCGGTCGCGGTACACAGCGCGGCACGTTTGTCGACCCCGTGGCGCTGGCTGTTGACGGCAATCGTTTGATGGTGCTTGACCGCGGTGCGCGTTCCATCACCGTTATGGAGCCGACCTATTTCGGCCGGATGCTCCGTACCGCACAGCTGCTGTGGATGGAAGGTGATTTTGAGCACTCACTCGAATATTGGCTGCGCGTCATTGAGCTCAACCCCAACTACTCGTTTGCCTACCGTGCAGCGGCTGAAATCTTCTATCTGCAAGGCGAATTTGAGCAATCAATGGAATTTGCCCGTATGACGTTCTATTCTCCGCAACACTCCCGCGCTTTCCAACATGTGCGCTCGGAGATTATCAACGATAACTTCGCTTGGGCATTTACCGTCTTCATTCTGCTGTTGGTGCTGATTTTTGTATGGGGCATTCTGCGCCGCCGCGGCATCATTGTGATCAACAAAGTTGAAAACGACCAGCACGGCAAGTTCCGGTATCTGTTGTGGTGCTTATTCCACCCCATCGACGGGTTCAGCGAAATGCGCTACAATCACAAGCAATCACTGATGCTCGCAAACGCCTGTATGGTGTTCCATGTTTTTGTCAACTTGGTCAATATGCAATGGCGTGGCTGGAACTTTGGCGGACCCAACCAAGGTGGCGTCAGCTTGCCTTTCTTGTTGGCATTTACGCTGGGCTACTACTTCCTGTTTACCATGGTCAACTGGTTGCTGGGTACATTCTTAGTCGGTAAAGCCACGTTCAGAAATCTGTGGATTTGTATCTGCTATGCCTTGATTCCCATGTCAGTCGGCTCACTGCTCTGGACAGGGCTGTCTAACATCTTGACACAGGATGAGTTTATGATTATGAACTACATCTGGCAAATTGGCATGTGGTGGAGTTTTATCCTAATCTACTGGGCCATTAAAGAGACGCAGATGTTCGGCTTTATTCGCACCTTTGTTTCCATACTCTTGACCATGATCGGCATGTCAATTGTCATTTTCATTATCTTCTTGATGGTAGCACTGGTTGTGCAATTGCGTGACTTCGCCGGTGCAATATGGGATGAAGCCATGTTCCGAATACGAAGCGGACCCAATGATATGCCCGATATGTCGCTGGTATTGCCCATTGTCATCGCAGCGGCAGCGCTGGTCGTCGGTGCTATGGTATTTTTAAAATGGCGCAAACGTCGCGTCAGAGGTTGATAGGAGGGTGCTAAGATGAAAAAATCAAATACAATCAAACACCTCCGCATCATCCCAATTTTGTTGGCGATGTTTATGCTGCTGTCCTGCGCGCCGAATTTGCGCCAAGCCAATGACAATGCAGCTTTTGCCGTCACGCGCACAGCCGCTGAACTGACAGCGCGTCCGCGCGGTCTGCCAACCGCTGACATCAGCCAAGCGCTTGATATCCTCAGCCGAGAAATTCTCGGCGAGCATTTTGAACAGGTTGCCGAGAACGAGCAGTTCATCATGTTCCACCACCCCGTGCTGCATTACATTGCCATTGTAGACAAACATACAGGTCGTCTGTGGACATCTAACCCCCTGGATGTCGAGGACGATGATATCTCTAACGGCGCGTTTTTGCGTGTGCGACGGTCGTTGTTGCAGTTGGAATTTATCCAACGCAATGCCATCGCGCCCACAAGCGCCAACTCTTTTGACACAACATTGCCGCAAGAAGTGCAAGATGCGCTCAATGCCTACGATGCCGCACTGACGCAAATTCGCCGCGAAGCCGTGCCCACGGCTCGTAACGCCGCCGACCGTGCCGACCGCACGGTAGAATCGGCGACAACCACATTAGCGGAGTTGAACGCTGAGGCAACACAGGTGCAAATGGCTGAACTGTTGCAACGCATAACGCTGATTGCCGAGCGCAACACGAACAACACGGGTGAACTCGCCACTGTGGTGCGGCAAGTTGCCCGTGCTGCGACCGAAGCCGAACGCATCACAGCCGCGCAAGCTGTTGAGGCATCGGTTGGTACAGCCCAATCCGCCGTTCGCGCAGCAAATGCGGCTGAAGCTACGGCGTTAATTGCCCTGCAAGTGGCCGACCTTG
The Oscillospiraceae bacterium genome window above contains:
- a CDS encoding extracellular solute-binding protein; translation: MRLRNLTALLLVAAFILVLFPSTQADRVDRLSAVELENLLAGITRDEDSYAAYRESDEVRAAAPATQDVTLYDDVLAFDYDEDTVQFTFTVQNAGLYNLAFEYLPQTMGNTNIIFGFLLNDELPFTEAGNLGLARMYRYLLDGEDRDENFVWDGTTFRDEFQIDMLGNHTNPGMIEIITVWQDYRAIDRESLFVEPFMIYLPAGEHTLTIISPSAPVYLRNIRMAAPRVIPTHAEYEAQHAGYQLFDGSALKYEAELAAWTNSIFIAPGIDLSSPNTTPYSARNMLLNVYGGMNWDLPNTSATWVVTAPQSGFFNLGMRYRQNFNHGAYSHRQLLINGEVPFAEAQSLNFRPGEGFRVFNFDYPIFLNEGENTITLNAVLGDSAPAVHLLREVLYDMNHLYRRIMVLTGPVPDPHRDYNLQHTVPGLIDGIYDEQTGRRTGAGLNHIRDNISTIIDLVSLDGTGAGVSQMRRAVENIDAMIAHPERITRRARLDIFRSGISELGLVLTNMQGQPLLLDSLMLSGTSGERLPGAAGFGAEVVHRFNRFLASFGMNQHHRDDPDARVVRVWMDAGVTGREQFQVLLEMIAQDFMPNNPGIVIQLDLVAGAVIEATLAGRGPEIALNQGSASPVNFGMRGALRDLSTFPGFEEMRGDFHPEAFVPFAYEDRIYGIPERMDFVMMFYRTDIFAEAGLQAPNTWEELTTTVLQRLRHQNMDVGVGHLGLLASPTTASVFTNLLFQNGGHIYSDDLMTTALDTQVAYEAFMTAVQFYTDFRMPREYDAFSRFRTGEMPMVINSYTFYNFLTMAAPEIAGLWRMVPIPGTPRDDIAPGFIDRSQPVTGMASVMFDHIRDPEAGWAFMQWWASAEVQAQFGLRQEALLGPGGRYTPANLNTFELLPWGPAELHQLHTQLAFVRAVPEVPGSYYVPRALNSAFTLSVVDGEDPRRMLLEWNGHINRELERRRNEFNFDPSGSPHYIAERDVIGTLEELGYPGGIHRIEPVRGFARG
- a CDS encoding sugar ABC transporter permease — encoded protein: MVKFVKPPPRETHKKLKLGYRIKNNMGSYAMIAPFFIFFIVFTVIPVLAAIVVSFTDFNLFSFPNFVGASNYMRMADDRLLFIALRNTMVFVFINGPIGFVFAFLMAWLINEMPRKLRVLMTVLFYAPSVSGNVFFIWQFLFSGDMYGMANGFLMRIGYIQEPVQWLTSTETNLTIAVIVSLWMSLGIGFLAFIAGFQSIDESQYEAGTMDGVANRGQELWYITIPNMKNMLLFAAVLQIAGAFSVGAVTQALTGGFGSANYSTLTILNLIDDYAQVRLEMGYASALGVLLFAMIVVSKKLIFKLLKL
- a CDS encoding carbohydrate ABC transporter permease; amino-acid sequence: MAEATIKTPKIKYVKATKKKNAKYRRSNRNMGGSIGVFLILLIFATIMAIPLVFMIISAFKPQHEFFLFPPRFFVRDPTLENFRIMGDALSNLQVPFERYFFNSAWISVVVTSVYLFIATMAAYPLAKHNFPGKKGMNSIIQLALMFTGPITAVPLFMVQAGLGLIDHPLSLGIILPALASTMGVFLCVQYLDSIPNAVIESAKIDGAGNFRTYWQVVMPNCRPIIMTILIFQFQGIWAVGATNVVFTESLKTLPAAMGQIATAGIARAGVGLAAGLLLIIPPVLVFTISQAKVIETMAHSGIKD
- a CDS encoding YIP1 family protein, giving the protein MKRALSIFIAVLMLAVLLSMPAAAENTGKSYTYSFFGSGMHRVPSTIPDPYRVVDVITGYQMVDPQDMVFVTDNNGDGYLYIMNSVSDAEFDGINATGRIVVLDPDFNHVRDIIIHGMPDIQEVHAFTGAVTYVPDTLQGPRGIWVDKQDANPANHFILIADRDGHRIVITDMDGRYIRQIGVPNNPQVLAALLGADADAPDAHIQVLARFLPISVQTDHNGDIFLLSENDYGGIMHLTTEGEFIEYFGAADVVLTGAMAIEIAWRGFFDLIGVRFPPPPILPNQYADFFIAPDGQYIYAVRPTTSSQEELVRKMNRVSVNVLENTGRFGDDFVRERGQPLNTSFNAVIADEDGFITALDSTHRRLFQYTPTGHELYIFGGRGTQRGTFVDPVALAVDGNRLMVLDRGARSITVMEPTYFGRMLRTAQLLWMEGDFEHSLEYWLRVIELNPNYSFAYRAAAEIFYLQGEFEQSMEFARMTFYSPQHSRAFQHVRSEIINDNFAWAFTVFILLLVLIFVWGILRRRGIIVINKVENDQHGKFRYLLWCLFHPIDGFSEMRYNHKQSLMLANACMVFHVFVNLVNMQWRGWNFGGPNQGGVSLPFLLAFTLGYYFLFTMVNWLLGTFLVGKATFRNLWICICYALIPMSVGSLLWTGLSNILTQDEFMIMNYIWQIGMWWSFILIYWAIKETQMFGFIRTFVSILLTMIGMSIVIFIIFLMVALVVQLRDFAGAIWDEAMFRIRSGPNDMPDMSLVLPIVIAAAALVVGAMVFLKWRKRRVRG